TTCATCAACACTCGAGCAATTATTACCAATATttcttaattgattaaaatacttttcagctcttaattccTCCATACTACGATcagcattatttaaataaactaaatctTTGGGATAGCGAGGTTTTGTTATCATTGATGATGGTGCATCTGGTACAAATACTGGAACTGCCATGTGTTCTTGATATTTACTTCCATCAAAAAATGACGTATGATTTGGAAATAGTCTTAAAGTATTCACGTCAATATTGTTGTCATCTAGACGATCTTCGTGAACTTTAAATGCAGGCCTTACTGATGATGGTATCAATGGATGTTTTCGTGAAGAATTACTCCATTGCCCGggttttattgtattttcttTGTGTACAGTATCTTCTATTGGCACATGGTCTAGTATACTGGCACATCTTAAATCAACACGTGCAGCTTCatcttgataaatttgaattttggcaTTTGATTTAGTATCTTTTGATTGACCAGACATATTATAATATGAtgatgctgctgctgttgttgttgttaatgTTGCTGGTATTTGTGGGACGACACCAGGCATATAATCTTTAACACGATGTCCAGTTCTAACATTAGTCGCACGTTTACCAGATTTAATAGCCCGCAGAGAACTGAATGCTTGTCGTTGTTCAGATAATGCGATTTCATTTCTCTCTTGATCACAACCAAGTGCTTTACGACCAACAgccatttgaaaattttcacgagcataaattaattcatcacGTGGCTCAGCTCTGGCAGTTATTCCCAACATATAAACCTCATCAGCCCGTTTGCAATCATTAGCTTGTTCCAATTCAAAGGCCCATGCTCTATACATATCAGCCACCATTGTTCCAATGCCAGTATTATACAACAATTGATATAATtctaatggatttttttgcaTACTTATATAATTAATCCACAATCTGATATATCGACGGTcttgatgatattttatttctttctcaAATGTCGCTAAACACTGTTGCAATAATTTACCAATATGACTTTCATGCCCACTCTTTGGATAACTTTGTTCAACCCACAATATATACTCATACCAATTTTCCAATGGATCATCaccttgataatttttaatcccatCTTCATACATTCTAAAacaaaatgacaaaataataaatgttttttttcaaatccaaATACCAAATTGTCtccattgttattttttttttttttttttttaataaatttaacaatgaCTTACTGCTTTTCTTGCATCAACAATTGTTGGGCTTCAACGTCTTCTTGAGCTCGAAGTGCAGTACCTAATTGAGCTGCATTTCTACCATGACGCAAAGGCTGGATATTTTCTTTGCACAGTGCTATTACTGTTGCTGGATCCATTGTTATAAATCTCAACAATCAGTTTATTgcagtaactttttttctgaaatattaaaaataataaactgaaTAATATTTCGTAAAAactacattattaattaaacaattgaggagaaattttaaatcgtaattataatttaataaaaataatcaatatttataaaagtacagaaaaaaaaagtaatacagtttttaattaccaatCATTAACATACTACTCTATGGGTTTAGTCACTTGAGTATTGACAAATTTcgccacttttttttttttattttattttttgctgaaTTCGAGTGTATAAACAAGGACGCTATTCACAATATATCATACAAGTATacctatatgtatatatgaatcaGGTTATGTGTAATGTAACGGCTAAAATGAAATAACCATATCACATATCACACATCCCTAAGCTGCCTTGAAACCCTTGAAATTACTCTGGGCACTCTGGCTACTCTGTACTGAGAATTGCTTGCTCTGAATCCTCCGAATTACTCTGAAGCTTGAACTCATCAAAACCTCAACAGTCAACTGACTCAACACTCTGTGCACTGCGGTATCATAGACAATGTATAGATATAcgagataaatatatactataccTATAGTTAAAGTGTTGTATTATTCAGTACCAACTGCTCACTTGGATCTTTTAAAATGATGCGAACACTTGCACTAGATCGATGTCGTTATATcacatacaaaatttttatacttttaagcGGCTGCAGCAAAATACATTGACCAGCAGCAGTAgccatttaaatacatttctATCACCAGTGCACTACTCACATACAAAACATTTAACTGTACTGGGTATTAATTCCTATCGGGTGGCGGTGCCTGCGGTAATATTTAGACTTTTGAATGTGCAACTATTATTTCCTTTCTACAATTCTTCATCCGAATCCAACCGTTTTTTTCTGCCTTTTAATTTTCCCAActgaaaatactaaaaaaaaaattttaaataatcaatacttagttttgtaattaaattttccatgGCGATGACTAAATTACTCTCAGTACactgacagtaattttttttatgattttgaagttgacagacaataaacaaattttggatttatttttcaaaaaatcgattataaaaaaaagaaaaataaaaatacggacatgttgaaaatttaaaaaactacaggtgcaatttttttttgtaatttatcgatttttaaaaaattcaaaaattatttgacgtcGACTAACTCCAGTATCAAATTCTTTataacgattttttaaaaacttaaaaaaaaaccaccgATTATCGAATTCCacttgacattttattttcatgtaaCGATTTTAAAGTGAAGCAAACTGCTGCCATTAGCTTTAAAATGTTCATCACCAAATTCAttagccaataaaataaatgcatttatttcaaaataaccaatggaatttcattattttcctCGTGATCGCGCCAATAACATtctattacaaaattttcaattttttttcctaaccctcaataaaaaaaagcatgggttagaatatatgtaaataaatatatatgagaaaattttaaaaattgtatatataaatctcttgtataattttattttaaaaaatgacatttaacgttgacaatatttatttaaatacattatgGTATTTAACAAGtactttaatgaaaaaaaataattattttttactgtcatttatttatttacattacgtagcaataaaatttttaaaacttaaaaaaataaaagtggaAATAGAAACATTAAAtgacagtaattttaaaagtattgttgaaaaatattattgtaacaaTAAAACGTATATTGACTTTACGTCATGTGCTATTGGAGGAATAAATTCTTTGGTGTCATCAGAATCTACAtggataaatatttgttctttgaaaacgtataaaaaatataaaatactagTACTGCCATtggaaaatgtaaaaaataaattatttttatcagaaacaACAtcatttaacattaaaaatgtaCTGAAAGTTTCATCTTATTTCATCAGTAAGTATTCCTTTGTTCTAATTGTTTgcataatcatttaaaaaaacaaaatgtagtgaatttatttatttattttttacagtgccaGCATATGAAGATAATTTTGAGTGGGCTGAAGAAGTTAAAGTATCAATAATGTCAAATGATGATTGTTCTGAagatttaatagataatttattaaaaaactatttttcaaatcCACGATACTTGAGGACAAAtgatgttattaaaattaaaattaaggatTATGgagaaaaatatgtttttacattaaaaaatccaCAATTGActgatgtatattttaaagtgaatagtataaaaataaataataagtatacatataaatcTTGTTAtgtattttgtgataaatctaCACTTATACAAGAAACCAAAGTTTATGGGTATCTTCCagaatcgaaaaaattaccaaTCGTCGACGACAGTATTACCAATGTTTATGaagaaattgaaagaaatagaatatataattttccatTGTCAGTTTATCGACCTTTTGAAGAACTCAGAGCTTCGATACTTCCATTTATGATTactggtaataataataataataataatagtgataagtttttttttaaatttttttacatatttaaatataatttttgatgacTATTGTAGATAATTGGATGGGGATAAAACCaatatttttggtaaaagGATCTGCTGGATGCGGAAAATACAGATTGATTAAAACACTATCACAACAAAtgggttttaattttttaaatattgattgtaATGATATTCAAACATTATCAGTTTCGCAAACGGAAACTAGACTTCgtattagtttaaataatgctcaaaATTCAGCACCGTGTATTCTTAAATTAAGTAACATAGATGTAaggattactattattttattttaaattttataaagtttatttttttatttaaatttatggtaatatttatttttaggtttttgggaaaaattcCGAAGGTAAAATTGATGAAAGAATAACATCAAATTTTACGgaacaattaaataatgtttataaagtaaaaatgaaatatccattaataataatagcaacaTCTGAAGACAGTGAAATTCCTTGTGATGtaaatcgaaattttattcagaCAATTACAATAGATTACTTTACTCAAGACGAGAGAAcggaattaattaaatggtttttaaaaagtcgtaatattaaatatgatgttgatttaactaaaatttctGGAATGTGTTCAAATTACCTTATGAATGATATTGAAAGCTTAACAATTTATGCAGCAACAAAcggttataaattaatatcaactgACGAAAACAgtacaattattaatgaaaatgattttattaatgctTATGATTATATACAATCAACATTTTCTCAACAAATTGGAGCTCCGAAAGTACCTGAAGTACATTGGGAAGATATAGGTGGTCTTGCTAATTTAAAAGATGAAATAATTCGTAGAATAGAGATACCACTATTACATGGAGTTGATATTGAACGTTCTGGTATTTTGCTTTACGGACCACCGGGAACTGGCAAAACTTTATTAGCGAAAGCTGTTGCTACTGAAtgtaaattaaactttttatcgGTAAAAGGGCCAGAATTACTGAACATGTATGTTGGACagagtgaaaaaaatgtaagagaTGTATTTGAATTGGCACAAACAGCATCACcatgtattatattttttgatgaattggATGCATTGGCACCAAATCGAGGCCGTAGTGGTGACAGTGGTGGCGTTATGGACAGAGTGGTATCTCAATTACTTGCTGAAATGGATGGTCTTGGTAGTTGCTCAGATACGTTTATTATTGGCGCTACAAACCGACCAGATCTTATCGATTCAGCACTTTTACGTCCTGGAAGATTCGATAAATTACTCTACGTTGGAATATATTCCGACTATGAATCACAATTGAGTGTTTTAAAAGCCATAACACGTAAATTCGACATGTCAAACGATATTGATAAAGATTTAGGTAGTCTGGTTAAATTGCTACCATCAAACTTAACTGGTGCTGATTTACATTCTGTTTGTTCTAATGCCTGGCTAAATGCAACAcgtaaagttataaaaacttatgaaaaatatcttaataatgaaaaaaaaatttctaatgattttaaaaaaccacAAGGGCGTGTTACTGTTTCATTAGATGATTTTGTTGAAGCTGTGAAATCATTAGTACCATCCGTAAGTGAACAAGAATTGATACGTTACGAAAAACTTAATCAAGAATTATCTTCGAAGCAGTTTAAatcataagtttttaaattttcaattgtatttatttttttaatctgcaTTAATGTAATAActgtaaataatgataataatttttataatcaatgatATGTTGACcgtatcaataaaaaaaatgtataatttttagtttataataaagaaaaaaaatcctgtaATTATGAtaagaatataattaataattattgtcggGTCTCCACTGACCATTTTGACCCTTCCTCTTTGAGGTCAGTCTTCCTATTGCTACCCTGCCGATGACAGACCATTTTGCTGGACACTTACGTCTTCTGTGCACGTGGTGGGGAACCCGTAAGTCGTTTGACCattggagaaaaatttaaaaatgaaaaaagaagtGTACTTTggattattgaaaatacattGTCAAGTtgagattaaaaaatgaaataataacaattatattaaatacagccaatatttatttatttaaatttaaataattattaaaattatgtactaatttttttaaaatagattcaCTTGTCGTAAGTTCACTACTTATGTACTAAGTATTGCACTAAATAGGGCATTACAATGTTATTACATCCTATTTAcgattattctttaaaattacaatatatttgtttaaatagagattatatctatatattcattttatttattaatttaggtATTTGTgtgactaattatttaaatttaaatttatgattacattgttgcaattattaaattgtagaaaaatagGACAGCTaggtttattaattgtttacaagattaaattttaaaataatatgatttaatatttatatttctaaatttattagtcACGATGATGAAATTGTGTAACAGTttgtaaagttaaattttattcgaagaataattattttaatattaataaataaatattcaatatatttattttctagcGACTGCTGTGTCAGTCTTTTTCTAGTAAAATAcagatcattaattaattaattaaatgtattttattatttattatgaattaatagGTACAAGAAATACAATTAAATCGCAGCTATATTttgtgatattaataattatcacttaaaattacttaaaaaatcaaaacgagatattgttatatatatatatatatatatatatatatatatatattgttatatttatatatatatttcaataaattagttttgttaatcatatttataagtaaatattattcattattatttttttattgttattatttatcttccATCAGTCCTAtcgcaataatttttaatcctttgagaatttattttattaatgaaatttatcaaaacttaattaattcttaaagGATTAAATTTGAGTTATCTTGTACATTTAAATACCATtattatgttaaaatataataccGCTATTGTCAttccaattaatttattacaattaataataacaataaattactattgtAAGTGAACGCCAGtcatttgttaaataaaaacgatatttttttttttcagtttagtttaaattttttttccgataagttttaaaatatacatttcatAATGTGACGTACAGAATAATGTGTacgtatattttaattataaatatcacaTTTGATGaatacattataaaataaataaataataataattaaaaaaaaaaaaaaaaaacaatatctgtcatgaaaagttattattttttgtttgttgtctattctattataaatacaaacatAAAGtaccattaattaaaatagttttaattactttaagttttatctattattactttttttctaatcctgtcagtgtataaaaatttttttcggtacatttattatttatttaaaaaagtacgTGATTTAATGACAGGATAACTATTATTAGCTATTATATgctgtgtaaaaaaaaggaCAAGTAATTTTGATTAGTTTGAAGAATTGTTTTACGGATAACTTGTGTTATTTTAAGAATCAGTGGccaactat
The sequence above is drawn from the Microplitis demolitor isolate Queensland-Clemson2020A chromosome 3, iyMicDemo2.1a, whole genome shotgun sequence genome and encodes:
- the LOC103577743 gene encoding peroxisomal ATPase PEX6; amino-acid sequence: MTFNVDNIYLNTLWYLTSTLMKKNNYFLLSFIYLHYVAIKFLKLKKIKVEIETLNDSNFKSIVEKYYCNNKTYIDFTSCAIGGINSLVSSESTWINICSLKTYKKYKILVLPLENVKNKLFLSETTSFNIKNVLKVSSYFIMPAYEDNFEWAEEVKVSIMSNDDCSEDLIDNLLKNYFSNPRYLRTNDVIKIKIKDYGEKYVFTLKNPQLTDVYFKVNSIKINNKYTYKSCYVFCDKSTLIQETKVYGYLPESKKLPIVDDSITNVYEEIERNRIYNFPLSVYRPFEELRASILPFMITDNWMGIKPIFLVKGSAGCGKYRLIKTLSQQMGFNFLNIDCNDIQTLSVSQTETRLRISLNNAQNSAPCILKLSNIDVFGKNSEGKIDERITSNFTEQLNNVYKVKMKYPLIIIATSEDSEIPCDVNRNFIQTITIDYFTQDERTELIKWFLKSRNIKYDVDLTKISGMCSNYLMNDIESLTIYAATNGYKLISTDENSTIINENDFINAYDYIQSTFSQQIGAPKVPEVHWEDIGGLANLKDEIIRRIEIPLLHGVDIERSGILLYGPPGTGKTLLAKAVATECKLNFLSVKGPELLNMYVGQSEKNVRDVFELAQTASPCIIFFDELDALAPNRGRSGDSGGVMDRVVSQLLAEMDGLGSCSDTFIIGATNRPDLIDSALLRPGRFDKLLYVGIYSDYESQLSVLKAITRKFDMSNDIDKDLGSLVKLLPSNLTGADLHSVCSNAWLNATRKVIKTYEKYLNNEKKISNDFKKPQGRVTVSLDDFVEAVKSLVPSVSEQELIRYEKLNQELSSKQFKS